One stretch of Hyla sarda isolate aHylSar1 unplaced genomic scaffold, aHylSar1.hap1 scaffold_1242, whole genome shotgun sequence DNA includes these proteins:
- the LOC130303808 gene encoding uncharacterized protein LOC130303808, with translation MANSLLAGGFDTSLWLEEAKEVFSEKELSHSSHLTPTLNSVFKELNYRYKNQIKSWWEVQSLDNYISNRIVPKGLRIAISPALRSRTPTLMSKWEKEATESSLRFMNLLLEEERNTLDSTTKKLQESIDIALKLKQDPEFAKKDTELKNNIEKFKHSLKDRKHKQFIRDLNDFRDNKAYNFLNQQPYQGTETEISSSETDASDSERPNYQSWNRSPYSTRYRGAYRGNNRGWGKKSRPRGSSTKRGNSGETQGSGSQSFSVPSVPSGPTSSSTTSGFLVKDTQVPPRM, from the coding sequence ATGGCAAATAGTTTATTAGCAGGTGGATTTGACACTTCTTTATGGCTGGAAGAGGCGAAAGAGGTTTTTTCAGAAAAAGAACTGTCACATTCTAGTCATTTGACCCCCACACTCAATTCAGTCTTTAAGGAATTGAATTATAGATATAAAAACCAAATTAAATCTTGGTGGGAGGTACAATCTTTAGACAATTACATCTCAAATCGGATTGTTCCCAAGGGCCTAAGGATAGCCATATCACCAGCCCTCCGTTCTAGGACCCCGACTCTGATGAGTAAGTGGGAGAAGGAGGCCACAGAGAGTTCGCTTCGATTTATGAATCTTTTGTTGGAAGAGGAAAGGAATACCCTGGACAGTACTACTAAGAAATTACAGGAAAGTATTGACATTGCCCTTAAGCTAAAACAAGATCCGGAGTTTGCAAAAAAGGATACTGAATTAAAGAACAACATTGAAAAATTTAAACATTCTCTTAAAGACAGAAAGCATAAACAATTCATCAGGGATCTGAATGACTTTAGGGACAATAAGGCCTATAACTTCCTAAATCAACAACCATATCAAGGCACAGAAACGGAGATATCATCCTCTGAAACTGACGCCTCAGACTCGGAAAGACCTAATTATCAATCATGGAACCGGTCCCCATACTCCACTCGGTATCGGGGTGCCTATCGGGGCAACAACAGAGGTTGGGGCAAGAAATCAAGACCGCGGGGCTCATCCACAAAACGTGGAAACTCTGGAGAAACCCAGGGCTCTGGttcacaatccttttctgtaccGTCTGTACCATCTGGCCCAACATCCTCTTCTACAACTTCCGGTTTTTTAGTGAAGGACACACAAGTGCCCCCTCGAATGTGA
- the LOC130303807 gene encoding uncharacterized protein LOC130303807, which yields MCTSILSDETTYRILERDPTIIFLKELKEILIQARTDCLIDEREYDFLLPNAPRLATFYGLPKVHKGLDPLKCRPIVSGVGNLTQNIGIYLDEVLRPFVLCLPSYLRDTMDLLLKIQDIIMEEDYWLCSIDVEALYSSIPHNFGINAVAHYLRSRSTHHAAHNQFILTLLEFVLNRNFFIFSSRFYHQLRGTAMGSPVAPTYANLLLGWWEEAIVFGEDNSRFHHHIIYWGRYIDDVAVIWSGPKVEFENFVQSLNTNPVGLKFTFEIHKDSLVFLDVLLERSSNGNISTKIHRKPTAGNSLLMWSSHHPFSLRNGIPKGQYLRLKRNCSSEQVFHHEAKELRSRFQHRGYPNRVLKKAYIETKHVDRSTLLFSKPKAGDRDLPTRIIGTFDAAAKEIRQILTNHWPILKTDPVVGSLVEETPRITYRRGKNLGDFLVHSLYTPPRGPGTWLDRKVSGSFKCGSCKACKYMRVSKEFLSPSTNKMYKCYDYANCKTSKVIYLATCPCPLCYVGKTMREVRRRILEHMSDIRHKREKPLSLHMLRHHADTPFNLDFQVIEVLKPDIRGGDLDKRLLQAETRWIYRLKTITPYGLNDQLSFCPFI from the coding sequence ATGTGTACTAGTATTCTGTCAGATGAGACGACCTACCGTATTCTAGAAAGGGACCCTACCATTATTTTTCTGAAGGAACTGAAGGAAATATTGATACAAGCAAGAACCGATTGCTTAATTGATGAACGTGAATATGATTTTTTGTTACCAAATGCACCACGTCTCGCTACATTCTATGGACTACCCAAAGTCCACAAGGGCTTGGACCCGCTTAAATGTAGACCTATAGTATCCGGAGTGGGCAACCTAACCCAGAATATAGGTATCTACTTGGACGAGGTCCTCCGCCCTTTTGTATTATGCTTACCGTCCTATTTACGAGACACGATGGACCTCCTGCTTAAGATCCAGGACATCATCATGGAGGAAGATTATTGGTTATGTTCAATTGATGTCGAGGCCCTTTACAGCTCAATACCCCACAATTTTGGGATTAATGCAGTGGCACATTACCTACGCAGTCGGAGTACCCATCATGCCGCGCACAATCAATTTATCCTCACTCTTTTGGAGTTTGTCCTCAAcaggaacttttttattttttcctcacgcttttaccaccagctcaggggcactgCCATGGGCAGCCCAGTGGCACCCACCTATGCcaacttgctcctgggctggtgggaggaagcGATTGTTTTTGGGGAGGATAACTCTCGCTTCCACCACCATATCATCTACTGGGGCCGCTACATTGATGACGTGGCGGTCATCTGGAGCGGCCCCAAAGTGGAGTTCGAGAATTTTGTGCAGTCCCTTAACACCAACCCAGTGGGTCTCAAATTTACTTTTGAGATCCACAAGGATTCTCTAGTCTTTTTGGATGTACTGCTCGAACGTAGCAGCAATGGCAACATTAGCACCAAAATCCATAGGAAACCTACAGCTGGCAATAGCCTACTCATGTGGTCCAGTCACCATCCTTTTTCCCTCAGGAATGGGATTCCTAAGGGACAGTATCTAAGACTTAAAAGGAACTGCTCCTCGGAACAAGTTTTCCATCATGAGGCCAAGGAGTTACGCAGTAGATTTCAACACAGAGGATACCCTAATAGGGTTCTCAAAAAGGCATATATAGAAACTAAACATGTGGACAGATCTACACTCTTATTCTCCAAACCGAAGGCTGGGGATAGGGACCTTCCAACTCGAATTATTGGCACATTTGACGCAGCGGCCAAGGAAATACGCCAAATTTTGACCAATCACTGGCCTATTCTTAAGACGGACCCAGTAGTAGGTTCTTTAGTGGAAGAGACACCCAGGATCACATATAGGAGGGGAAAAAACCTGGGGGATTTTTTGGTACACAGTTTGTACACTCCCCCAAGGGGTCCAGGCACTTGGCTCGATCGCAAAGtatctggatcattcaaatgtggATCATGTAAAGCGTGCAAATATATGCGTGTTTCCAAAGAATTCCTCAGTCCTAGCACTAATAAGATGTATAAGTGCTATGACTATGCGAACTGCAAAACAAGTAAAGTCATCTACTTGGCTACATGTCCCTGTCCCTTATGCTATGTTGGCAAAACCATGAGGGAAGTAAGGCGTAGGATACTCGAACACATGAGTGACATCAGGCATAAGAGGGAAAAACCGTTGTCGCTTCATATGCTTAGGCATCATGCGGACACCCCCTTTAATTTGGATTTCCAAGTCATTGAAGTTCTCAAACCCGACATTAGGGGCGGTGACCTGGATAAAAGACTATTACAAGCCGAAACACGCTGGATATACCGGCTAAAGACCATCACCCCCTATGGTCTTAATGACCAATTATCCTTTTGCCCTTTCATTTGA